A portion of the Achromobacter sp. MFA1 R4 genome contains these proteins:
- a CDS encoding flagellar hook capping FlgD N-terminal domain-containing protein: protein MTTVDQSTSTTAMGLAQTGAASTSTAQGLQDQFLKLLVTQLQNQDPLNPMQNAELTSQLAQISTVEGITNLKNTMLAISGQIDVSQSMNAVSMIGKGVLIPGTKVKVGVDSANPADRVVTPYGLDLQGDATKVQVRISDSNGAVVRTIELGEQKTGVYTLEWDGKNDAGVALEAGAYNVSVLATDAEGTKVNSEVLSYGMVKSVAYSTNGLRLDLGLDGQTSMLDVRKVVGA from the coding sequence ATGACCACCGTCGATCAATCCACGAGCACCACGGCCATGGGCCTGGCGCAAACCGGCGCCGCCAGCACCAGCACCGCGCAGGGCCTGCAGGACCAGTTCCTGAAGCTGCTGGTCACGCAGCTCCAGAACCAGGATCCGTTGAACCCGATGCAGAACGCGGAACTGACGTCGCAGCTGGCGCAGATCTCCACGGTGGAAGGCATCACCAATCTCAAGAACACCATGCTGGCCATCAGCGGGCAGATCGACGTATCCCAGTCGATGAATGCCGTGTCGATGATCGGCAAGGGCGTCCTGATCCCGGGCACCAAGGTCAAGGTCGGCGTCGACAGCGCCAATCCGGCGGACCGCGTGGTCACGCCATACGGCCTGGACCTGCAGGGCGACGCCACCAAGGTGCAGGTTCGCATCTCGGATTCGAATGGCGCCGTCGTGCGCACCATCGAGCTGGGCGAGCAGAAGACCGGCGTGTACACGCTGGAATGGGACGGCAAGAACGACGCCGGCGTGGCGCTGGAGGCGGGCGCGTACAACGTGTCCGTGCTGGCGACCGACGCCGAGGGCACGAAGGTCAATTCGGAAGTGTTGAGCTACGGCATGGTCAAGAGCGTGGCGTACTCCACCAACGGCCTGCGTCTGGACCTGGGCCTGGACGGCCAGACCAGCATGCTGGACGTGCGCAAGGTGGTCGGCGCCTGA